In Pelosinus sp. UFO1, one genomic interval encodes:
- a CDS encoding manganese efflux pump produces the protein MTLCYVLLLGFAVSIDGFVAGIAYGLKKIIIPNISLFIIGIATTLCTGFAMGTAYLLGAYINTKLAIIVGAFLLTAMGLYSMIQEYLRAINKDKDHPLEAIVTSESKPYSASQLLITIINKPESADVDHSQTISPLEAILLGLALGVDNMLAIFAAVLVSPLPLYTPLSMGFIQIVVITLGIYVSNHLISDQLKKRIPYLSGFILILLGLIRLL, from the coding sequence ATGACCTTATGTTATGTATTACTATTAGGCTTTGCCGTAAGTATTGATGGATTCGTTGCTGGTATTGCTTATGGGCTAAAAAAAATCATTATACCAAATATTTCACTCTTTATTATAGGAATAGCAACTACTCTTTGCACAGGGTTTGCCATGGGGACTGCTTATCTCTTAGGAGCATATATCAATACAAAACTTGCAATAATAGTAGGTGCGTTTTTGCTTACTGCCATGGGGTTGTATAGTATGATTCAAGAATATCTTAGGGCAATTAATAAGGATAAGGATCACCCATTAGAGGCAATAGTAACTTCAGAGTCTAAACCTTACTCGGCCAGCCAATTATTGATTACGATCATAAATAAGCCAGAATCTGCTGACGTTGATCATTCCCAAACCATTAGCCCGCTAGAGGCAATACTTCTGGGATTAGCCCTCGGTGTTGATAATATGCTAGCCATTTTTGCCGCAGTATTAGTAAGCCCTCTACCCTTATATACCCCTCTTTCTATGGGCTTTATTCAAATTGTAGTAATTACTTTAGGAATTTATGTCTCAAATCATCTAATTTCAGACCAGCTTAAAAAACGCATCCCTTATTTGTCAGGTTTTATTTTAATTCTTCTAGGCCTCATCCGATTGCTGTAA
- a CDS encoding ATP-binding protein: MSSEINTKENILTEMQELRKELHRFENSQVQHLQYQQIIRQSQKEYKTLIEHLPVIVARVNLLSQHIYINPIITSDTNIPAQDFIGKTFRDVGLPNNFCTLWEATFSYIFATGKEVVFESDFINYQGKHCFYHCKAVPEYDQEHTIQSALYTLMNITDLKLMEAKIYQQHQEFQALIENTPDIISRIDKDMRISFINPAIKDLTGVSVEEYLDKTLDEIPHFDKDFIEMWKKKNQEVFHTKEPNVFEYEFPGIHGNHHFHARIMPEFRADGTVEYALSNSRDITAHKNMTAEMARLDRLNLVGEMAASIGHEVRNPMTTVRGFLQMISLKAEYKKHSEFFSIMIEELDRANTIITEFLSLAKDKSVDLKELNLNDIVITLMPLMQANGIVDNKYIYSDLKQIPNLLLDEKEIRQLILNIVHNGFEAMEPGGNIYIKTFTYDDTVVLAIQDEGNGIPTDVIKKLGTPFFTTKDTGTGLGLAVCYSIANRHNATIQPITGPNGTTFYIVFQITKKESNILQ; this comes from the coding sequence ATGAGTAGTGAAATAAATACTAAGGAAAACATTCTTACCGAAATGCAAGAGCTACGTAAAGAACTTCACCGTTTCGAAAATTCTCAAGTCCAGCATCTACAATACCAGCAAATTATTCGCCAAAGTCAAAAAGAATATAAAACGCTTATAGAACACTTACCTGTCATTGTAGCCCGCGTTAACCTATTGAGCCAGCATATCTATATCAATCCAATCATTACCTCTGACACCAACATACCAGCTCAAGATTTTATTGGTAAAACCTTTAGAGATGTTGGCCTGCCTAATAATTTTTGTACCTTATGGGAAGCTACCTTCTCTTATATTTTTGCAACAGGTAAAGAAGTTGTCTTTGAGTCTGATTTTATCAATTATCAAGGTAAACATTGCTTCTATCATTGTAAAGCGGTGCCAGAATATGACCAAGAACATACCATTCAATCTGCCTTATATACCTTAATGAATATTACGGATCTCAAATTAATGGAAGCTAAAATATACCAACAACACCAAGAGTTCCAGGCCCTCATTGAAAATACACCTGATATTATTTCACGCATTGATAAAGATATGCGCATTTCCTTTATCAACCCTGCTATCAAGGATTTAACTGGTGTCTCTGTTGAAGAATATCTTGATAAAACCTTAGATGAAATTCCACATTTCGATAAAGATTTTATCGAAATGTGGAAGAAAAAAAACCAGGAAGTTTTTCATACCAAAGAGCCAAATGTCTTTGAATATGAATTTCCAGGTATACATGGAAACCACCATTTTCATGCTCGTATCATGCCAGAATTTAGAGCAGATGGCACTGTAGAATATGCTTTATCTAACTCTCGGGATATTACAGCTCATAAAAACATGACTGCTGAAATGGCTCGCCTAGATAGACTAAATTTAGTAGGAGAAATGGCGGCCAGTATTGGTCATGAAGTACGTAATCCTATGACAACAGTACGTGGTTTTTTGCAAATGATATCCCTAAAAGCAGAATATAAAAAGCATAGTGAATTTTTCAGTATAATGATTGAAGAGCTCGACAGAGCCAATACAATTATTACTGAATTTTTATCCTTAGCAAAAGACAAGTCCGTTGATTTAAAAGAATTAAATCTCAACGACATCGTTATAACCTTAATGCCTTTAATGCAAGCAAATGGTATCGTTGACAATAAATACATCTACAGTGATTTAAAACAAATACCTAATTTACTCCTCGATGAAAAAGAAATTCGTCAACTTATTCTTAATATTGTACACAATGGTTTTGAAGCTATGGAACCAGGAGGTAATATCTACATAAAAACCTTCACCTATGATGATACAGTTGTGTTAGCAATACAGGATGAAGGCAATGGAATACCTACCGATGTGATTAAAAAACTTGGTACCCCTTTTTTTACTACCAAGGATACTGGCACCGGCTTAGGGCTGGCTGTATGTTATAGTATTGCAAATCGGCACAATGCTACGATACAGCCTATTACAGGACCAAACGGCACTACTTTCTATATTGTATTTCAAATAACGAAGAAGGAAAGCAATATTCTTCAGTGA
- a CDS encoding TSUP family transporter — protein sequence MEQISVDMILFLMGAGFIASFIDSVVGGGGLISLPALLLTGLPPTMALGTNKMASVMGSCTSTISFMRSGKIDLGIIKYLFPLSFLGSILGVIAVQQIPSAFLKPLVVVMLVIVTIYTFTKKEWGDISTYNGMTKRTAYLSGIVALSIGFYDGFFGPGAGSFFIFAFLMIGFDFVMAAGNSKALNFASNIAAVITFIYFGSINYYYAIPMGIAMIFGAIAGSTLAIKKGASYVRPLFLFMSVVLISKQLWDVLH from the coding sequence GTGGAACAGATAAGTGTAGATATGATTTTATTTTTAATGGGCGCAGGTTTTATTGCATCTTTTATTGATTCTGTAGTAGGTGGTGGCGGCTTAATTTCTTTGCCAGCATTGTTACTAACTGGTTTACCGCCAACTATGGCATTAGGTACAAATAAGATGGCTAGTGTTATGGGGAGTTGTACCAGTACCATTTCTTTTATGCGGTCAGGAAAAATTGATCTAGGAATTATAAAATATTTATTTCCACTTTCATTTCTAGGATCTATCTTAGGGGTAATTGCAGTACAACAAATACCTTCCGCATTTCTAAAACCATTAGTAGTGGTTATGTTAGTTATTGTTACGATTTATACCTTTACAAAAAAAGAATGGGGAGATATATCAACCTATAATGGCATGACAAAAAGGACGGCCTATTTAAGTGGCATAGTAGCTTTGTCCATTGGTTTCTATGATGGTTTTTTTGGTCCTGGTGCAGGGTCCTTTTTTATCTTTGCTTTTTTAATGATTGGTTTTGATTTTGTAATGGCAGCTGGTAATTCTAAAGCTTTAAATTTTGCCAGTAATATTGCTGCTGTGATTACTTTTATTTATTTTGGCTCGATAAATTATTATTATGCGATACCTATGGGGATTGCCATGATTTTTGGAGCAATTGCAGGTTCTACATTGGCTATAAAAAAAGGGGCATCTTATGTGCGCCCACTGTTTTTATTTATGTCAGTTGTTTTGATAAGTAAACAATTATGGGATGTTCTTCACTGA